The Apodemus sylvaticus chromosome 5, mApoSyl1.1, whole genome shotgun sequence genome has a segment encoding these proteins:
- the Atg13 gene encoding autophagy-related protein 13 isoform X1: METDLSSQDRKDLDKFIKFFALKTVQVIVQARLGEKICTRSSSSPTGSDWFNLAIKDIPEVTHEAKKALSGQLPAVGRSMCVEISLKTSEGDSMELEIWCLEMNEKCDKEIKVSYTVYNRLSLLLKSLLAITRVTPAYRLSRKQGHEYVILYRIYFGEVQLNGLGEGFQTVRVGTVGTPVGTLTLSCAYRINLAFMSTRQFERTPPIMGIIIDHFVDRPYPSSSPMHPCNYRTAEDAGVAYPSVEDSQEVCTTSFSTSPPSQLSSSRLSYQPAVLGIGSADLAYPVVFTAGLNTTHAHQLMVPGKDAGVPLAPNHPAHGVQADQERMVMHMPSDGANCAATPSSSEDTETVSNSSEGRASPHDILETIFVRKVGAFVNKPINQVTLTSLDIPFAMFAPKNLELEDADPMVNPPDSPETTSPLHGSLHSDGSSGGSSGNTHDDFVMIDFKPAFSKDDILPMDLGTFYREFQNPPQLSSLSIDFGAQSMAEDLDSLPEKLAVHEKNVREFDAFVETLQ, encoded by the exons ACTGTCCAAGTGATTGTCCAGGCTCGGCTTGGAGAAAAGATTTGCACCCGTTCATCATCTTCCCCGACCGGTTCAGATTGG TTCAATTTAGCAATCAAAGACATCCCAGAAGTCACCCATGAAGCAAAGAAGGCCCTGTCGGGGCAGCTGCCTGCTGTGGGGCGATCTATGTGTGTGGAGATTTCACTCAAGACTTCTGAG GGAGATTCCATGGAGTTGGAAATTTGGTGTCTTGAAATGAACGAAAA GTGtgacaaagaaatcaaagtttCCTACACTGTATACAACCGATTGTCACTGCTGCTGAAGTCTCTTCTCGCTATTACGAGGGTGACACCAGCCTACAGACTCTCCAGGAAGCAAGGGCATGAATATGTAATTTTGTACAG GATTTATTTTGGGGAAGTTCAACTGAATGGCTTAGGAGAAG GATTCCAGACAGTTCGAGTTGGAACAGTGGGCACCCCTGTGGGCACCCTCACTCTTTCCTGTGCTTATAGAATTAACTTGGCATTCATGTCCACCAG GCAATTTGAGAGGACCCCACCTATCATGGGAATTATCATTGATCACTTTGTTGACCGTCCCTATCCCAGCTCCTCTCCTATGCACCCTTGCAATTACAG AACTGCTGAGGATGCTGGAGTCGCATACCCATCAGTGGAAGACTCTCAGGAAGTGTGTACTACATCTTTTTCCACATCCCCTCCCTCCCAG CTCTCAAGCTCTCGCCTTTCCTATCAGCCTGCAGTCCTGGGCATTGGATCGGCTGACCTGGCTTATCCAGTAGTGTTTACTGCTGGCTTAAACACTACACACGCTCACCAG CTGATGGTTCCTGGGAAGGACGCGGGGGTACCTCTTGCTCCCAACCACCCTGCTCATGGTGTCCAGGCTGATCAGGAGAGAATGGTGATGCACATGCCTTCTGATGGGGCCAACTGTGCTGCCACGCCCTCAAGCAG TGAGGACACTGAGACTGTGTCTAACAGCAGTGAAGGACGGGCCTCACCCCATGACATCTTGGAGACTATCTTTGTCCGAAAAGTGGGAGCATTTGTCAACAAACCCATCAATCAG GTGACTCTGACGAGTTTGGACATACCCTTTGCCATGTTTGCTCCCAAGAATTTGGAGCTGGAGGATGCTGATCCTATG GTGAATCCCCCGGACTCCCCAGAGACCACATCTCCCCTCCATGGCAGCCTGCACTCAGATGGCTCCAGCGGGGGCAGCAGTGGCAACACACATGACGACTTTGTTATGATTGACTTT aaaccagcTTTTTCTAAAGACGACATTCTTCCAATGGACTTGGGGACCTTTTACCGTGAATTTCAGAATCCCCCTCAGCTGAGCAGCCTCTCCATAGATTTTGGAGCTCAGTCTATGGCAGAAGACTTG GACTCCTTACCAGAGAAGCTGGCCGTGCATGAGAAGAATGTCCGAGAATTCGATGCCTTTGTGGAAACCCTGCAGTAA
- the Atg13 gene encoding autophagy-related protein 13 isoform X4 has product METDLSSQDRKDLDKFIKFFALKTVQVIVQARLGEKICTRSSSSPTGSDWFNLAIKDIPEVTHEAKKALSGQLPAVGRSMCVEISLKTSEGDSMELEIWCLEMNEKCDKEIKVSYTVYNRLSLLLKSLLAITRVTPAYRLSRKQGHEYVILYRIYFGEVQLNGLGEGFQTVRVGTVGTPVGTLTLSCAYRINLAFMSTRQFERTPPIMGIIIDHFVDRPYPSSSPMHPCNYRTAEDAGVAYPSVEDSQEVCTTSFSTSPPSQLSSSRLSYQPAVLGIGSADLAYPVVFTAGLNTTHAHQLMVPGKDAGVPLAPNHPAHGVQADQERMVMHMPSDGANCAATPSSSEDTETVSNSSEGRASPHDILETIFVRKVGAFVNKPINQVTLTSLDIPFAMFAPKNLELEDADPMKPAFSKDDILPMDLGTFYREFQNPPQLSSLSIDFGAQSMAEDLDSLPEKLAVHEKNVREFDAFVETLQ; this is encoded by the exons ACTGTCCAAGTGATTGTCCAGGCTCGGCTTGGAGAAAAGATTTGCACCCGTTCATCATCTTCCCCGACCGGTTCAGATTGG TTCAATTTAGCAATCAAAGACATCCCAGAAGTCACCCATGAAGCAAAGAAGGCCCTGTCGGGGCAGCTGCCTGCTGTGGGGCGATCTATGTGTGTGGAGATTTCACTCAAGACTTCTGAG GGAGATTCCATGGAGTTGGAAATTTGGTGTCTTGAAATGAACGAAAA GTGtgacaaagaaatcaaagtttCCTACACTGTATACAACCGATTGTCACTGCTGCTGAAGTCTCTTCTCGCTATTACGAGGGTGACACCAGCCTACAGACTCTCCAGGAAGCAAGGGCATGAATATGTAATTTTGTACAG GATTTATTTTGGGGAAGTTCAACTGAATGGCTTAGGAGAAG GATTCCAGACAGTTCGAGTTGGAACAGTGGGCACCCCTGTGGGCACCCTCACTCTTTCCTGTGCTTATAGAATTAACTTGGCATTCATGTCCACCAG GCAATTTGAGAGGACCCCACCTATCATGGGAATTATCATTGATCACTTTGTTGACCGTCCCTATCCCAGCTCCTCTCCTATGCACCCTTGCAATTACAG AACTGCTGAGGATGCTGGAGTCGCATACCCATCAGTGGAAGACTCTCAGGAAGTGTGTACTACATCTTTTTCCACATCCCCTCCCTCCCAG CTCTCAAGCTCTCGCCTTTCCTATCAGCCTGCAGTCCTGGGCATTGGATCGGCTGACCTGGCTTATCCAGTAGTGTTTACTGCTGGCTTAAACACTACACACGCTCACCAG CTGATGGTTCCTGGGAAGGACGCGGGGGTACCTCTTGCTCCCAACCACCCTGCTCATGGTGTCCAGGCTGATCAGGAGAGAATGGTGATGCACATGCCTTCTGATGGGGCCAACTGTGCTGCCACGCCCTCAAGCAG TGAGGACACTGAGACTGTGTCTAACAGCAGTGAAGGACGGGCCTCACCCCATGACATCTTGGAGACTATCTTTGTCCGAAAAGTGGGAGCATTTGTCAACAAACCCATCAATCAG GTGACTCTGACGAGTTTGGACATACCCTTTGCCATGTTTGCTCCCAAGAATTTGGAGCTGGAGGATGCTGATCCTATG aaaccagcTTTTTCTAAAGACGACATTCTTCCAATGGACTTGGGGACCTTTTACCGTGAATTTCAGAATCCCCCTCAGCTGAGCAGCCTCTCCATAGATTTTGGAGCTCAGTCTATGGCAGAAGACTTG GACTCCTTACCAGAGAAGCTGGCCGTGCATGAGAAGAATGTCCGAGAATTCGATGCCTTTGTGGAAACCCTGCAGTAA
- the Atg13 gene encoding autophagy-related protein 13 isoform X5 yields the protein METDLSSQDRKDLDKFIKFFALKTVQVIVQARLGEKICTRSSSSPTGSDWFNLAIKDIPEVTHEAKKALSGQLPAVGRSMCVEISLKTSEGDSMELEIWCLEMNEKCDKEIKVSYTVYNRLSLLLKSLLAITRVTPAYRLSRKQGHEYVILYRIYFGEVQLNGLGEGFQTVRVGTVGTPVGTLTLSCAYRINLAFMSTRQFERTPPIMGIIIDHFVDRPYPSSSPMHPCNYRTAEDAGVAYPSVEDSQEVCTTSFSTSPPSQLSSSRLSYQPAVLGIGSADLAYPVVFTAGLNTTHAHQLMVPGKDAGVPLAPNHPAHGVQADQERMVMHMPSDGANCAATPSSSEDTETVSNSSEGRASPHDILETIFVRKVGAFVNKPINQKPAFSKDDILPMDLGTFYREFQNPPQLSSLSIDFGAQSMAEDLDSLPEKLAVHEKNVREFDAFVETLQ from the exons ACTGTCCAAGTGATTGTCCAGGCTCGGCTTGGAGAAAAGATTTGCACCCGTTCATCATCTTCCCCGACCGGTTCAGATTGG TTCAATTTAGCAATCAAAGACATCCCAGAAGTCACCCATGAAGCAAAGAAGGCCCTGTCGGGGCAGCTGCCTGCTGTGGGGCGATCTATGTGTGTGGAGATTTCACTCAAGACTTCTGAG GGAGATTCCATGGAGTTGGAAATTTGGTGTCTTGAAATGAACGAAAA GTGtgacaaagaaatcaaagtttCCTACACTGTATACAACCGATTGTCACTGCTGCTGAAGTCTCTTCTCGCTATTACGAGGGTGACACCAGCCTACAGACTCTCCAGGAAGCAAGGGCATGAATATGTAATTTTGTACAG GATTTATTTTGGGGAAGTTCAACTGAATGGCTTAGGAGAAG GATTCCAGACAGTTCGAGTTGGAACAGTGGGCACCCCTGTGGGCACCCTCACTCTTTCCTGTGCTTATAGAATTAACTTGGCATTCATGTCCACCAG GCAATTTGAGAGGACCCCACCTATCATGGGAATTATCATTGATCACTTTGTTGACCGTCCCTATCCCAGCTCCTCTCCTATGCACCCTTGCAATTACAG AACTGCTGAGGATGCTGGAGTCGCATACCCATCAGTGGAAGACTCTCAGGAAGTGTGTACTACATCTTTTTCCACATCCCCTCCCTCCCAG CTCTCAAGCTCTCGCCTTTCCTATCAGCCTGCAGTCCTGGGCATTGGATCGGCTGACCTGGCTTATCCAGTAGTGTTTACTGCTGGCTTAAACACTACACACGCTCACCAG CTGATGGTTCCTGGGAAGGACGCGGGGGTACCTCTTGCTCCCAACCACCCTGCTCATGGTGTCCAGGCTGATCAGGAGAGAATGGTGATGCACATGCCTTCTGATGGGGCCAACTGTGCTGCCACGCCCTCAAGCAG TGAGGACACTGAGACTGTGTCTAACAGCAGTGAAGGACGGGCCTCACCCCATGACATCTTGGAGACTATCTTTGTCCGAAAAGTGGGAGCATTTGTCAACAAACCCATCAATCAG aaaccagcTTTTTCTAAAGACGACATTCTTCCAATGGACTTGGGGACCTTTTACCGTGAATTTCAGAATCCCCCTCAGCTGAGCAGCCTCTCCATAGATTTTGGAGCTCAGTCTATGGCAGAAGACTTG GACTCCTTACCAGAGAAGCTGGCCGTGCATGAGAAGAATGTCCGAGAATTCGATGCCTTTGTGGAAACCCTGCAGTAA
- the Atg13 gene encoding autophagy-related protein 13 isoform X3, translating into METDLSSQDRKDLDKFIKFFALKTVQVIVQARLGEKICTRSSSSPTGSDWFNLAIKDIPEVTHEAKKALSGQLPAVGRSMCVEISLKTSEGDSMELEIWCLEMNEKCDKEIKVSYTVYNRLSLLLKSLLAITRVTPAYRLSRKQGHEYVILYRIYFGEVQLNGLGEGFQTVRVGTVGTPVGTLTLSCAYRINLAFMSTRQFERTPPIMGIIIDHFVDRPYPSSSPMHPCNYRTAEDAGVAYPSVEDSQEVCTTSFSTSPPSQLMVPGKDAGVPLAPNHPAHGVQADQERMVMHMPSDGANCAATPSSSEDTETVSNSSEGRASPHDILETIFVRKVGAFVNKPINQVTLTSLDIPFAMFAPKNLELEDADPMVNPPDSPETTSPLHGSLHSDGSSGGSSGNTHDDFVMIDFKPAFSKDDILPMDLGTFYREFQNPPQLSSLSIDFGAQSMAEDLDSLPEKLAVHEKNVREFDAFVETLQ; encoded by the exons ACTGTCCAAGTGATTGTCCAGGCTCGGCTTGGAGAAAAGATTTGCACCCGTTCATCATCTTCCCCGACCGGTTCAGATTGG TTCAATTTAGCAATCAAAGACATCCCAGAAGTCACCCATGAAGCAAAGAAGGCCCTGTCGGGGCAGCTGCCTGCTGTGGGGCGATCTATGTGTGTGGAGATTTCACTCAAGACTTCTGAG GGAGATTCCATGGAGTTGGAAATTTGGTGTCTTGAAATGAACGAAAA GTGtgacaaagaaatcaaagtttCCTACACTGTATACAACCGATTGTCACTGCTGCTGAAGTCTCTTCTCGCTATTACGAGGGTGACACCAGCCTACAGACTCTCCAGGAAGCAAGGGCATGAATATGTAATTTTGTACAG GATTTATTTTGGGGAAGTTCAACTGAATGGCTTAGGAGAAG GATTCCAGACAGTTCGAGTTGGAACAGTGGGCACCCCTGTGGGCACCCTCACTCTTTCCTGTGCTTATAGAATTAACTTGGCATTCATGTCCACCAG GCAATTTGAGAGGACCCCACCTATCATGGGAATTATCATTGATCACTTTGTTGACCGTCCCTATCCCAGCTCCTCTCCTATGCACCCTTGCAATTACAG AACTGCTGAGGATGCTGGAGTCGCATACCCATCAGTGGAAGACTCTCAGGAAGTGTGTACTACATCTTTTTCCACATCCCCTCCCTCCCAG CTGATGGTTCCTGGGAAGGACGCGGGGGTACCTCTTGCTCCCAACCACCCTGCTCATGGTGTCCAGGCTGATCAGGAGAGAATGGTGATGCACATGCCTTCTGATGGGGCCAACTGTGCTGCCACGCCCTCAAGCAG TGAGGACACTGAGACTGTGTCTAACAGCAGTGAAGGACGGGCCTCACCCCATGACATCTTGGAGACTATCTTTGTCCGAAAAGTGGGAGCATTTGTCAACAAACCCATCAATCAG GTGACTCTGACGAGTTTGGACATACCCTTTGCCATGTTTGCTCCCAAGAATTTGGAGCTGGAGGATGCTGATCCTATG GTGAATCCCCCGGACTCCCCAGAGACCACATCTCCCCTCCATGGCAGCCTGCACTCAGATGGCTCCAGCGGGGGCAGCAGTGGCAACACACATGACGACTTTGTTATGATTGACTTT aaaccagcTTTTTCTAAAGACGACATTCTTCCAATGGACTTGGGGACCTTTTACCGTGAATTTCAGAATCCCCCTCAGCTGAGCAGCCTCTCCATAGATTTTGGAGCTCAGTCTATGGCAGAAGACTTG GACTCCTTACCAGAGAAGCTGGCCGTGCATGAGAAGAATGTCCGAGAATTCGATGCCTTTGTGGAAACCCTGCAGTAA
- the Atg13 gene encoding autophagy-related protein 13 isoform X2 has translation METDLSSQDRKDLDKFIKFFALKTVQVIVQARLGEKICTRSSSSPTGSDWFNLAIKDIPEVTHEAKKALSGQLPAVGRSMCVEISLKTSEGDSMELEIWCLEMNEKCDKEIKVSYTVYNRLSLLLKSLLAITRVTPAYRLSRKQGHEYVILYRIYFGEVQLNGLGEGFQTVRVGTVGTPVGTLTLSCAYRINLAFMSTRQFERTPPIMGIIIDHFVDRPYPSSSPMHPCNYRTAEDAGVAYPSVEDSQEVCTTSFSTSPPSQLSSSRLSYQPAVLGIGSADLAYPVVFTAGLNTTHAHQLMVPGKDAGVPLAPNHPAHGVQADQERMVMHMPSDGANCAATPSSSEDTETVSNSSEGRASPHDILETIFVRKVGAFVNKPINQVNPPDSPETTSPLHGSLHSDGSSGGSSGNTHDDFVMIDFKPAFSKDDILPMDLGTFYREFQNPPQLSSLSIDFGAQSMAEDLDSLPEKLAVHEKNVREFDAFVETLQ, from the exons ACTGTCCAAGTGATTGTCCAGGCTCGGCTTGGAGAAAAGATTTGCACCCGTTCATCATCTTCCCCGACCGGTTCAGATTGG TTCAATTTAGCAATCAAAGACATCCCAGAAGTCACCCATGAAGCAAAGAAGGCCCTGTCGGGGCAGCTGCCTGCTGTGGGGCGATCTATGTGTGTGGAGATTTCACTCAAGACTTCTGAG GGAGATTCCATGGAGTTGGAAATTTGGTGTCTTGAAATGAACGAAAA GTGtgacaaagaaatcaaagtttCCTACACTGTATACAACCGATTGTCACTGCTGCTGAAGTCTCTTCTCGCTATTACGAGGGTGACACCAGCCTACAGACTCTCCAGGAAGCAAGGGCATGAATATGTAATTTTGTACAG GATTTATTTTGGGGAAGTTCAACTGAATGGCTTAGGAGAAG GATTCCAGACAGTTCGAGTTGGAACAGTGGGCACCCCTGTGGGCACCCTCACTCTTTCCTGTGCTTATAGAATTAACTTGGCATTCATGTCCACCAG GCAATTTGAGAGGACCCCACCTATCATGGGAATTATCATTGATCACTTTGTTGACCGTCCCTATCCCAGCTCCTCTCCTATGCACCCTTGCAATTACAG AACTGCTGAGGATGCTGGAGTCGCATACCCATCAGTGGAAGACTCTCAGGAAGTGTGTACTACATCTTTTTCCACATCCCCTCCCTCCCAG CTCTCAAGCTCTCGCCTTTCCTATCAGCCTGCAGTCCTGGGCATTGGATCGGCTGACCTGGCTTATCCAGTAGTGTTTACTGCTGGCTTAAACACTACACACGCTCACCAG CTGATGGTTCCTGGGAAGGACGCGGGGGTACCTCTTGCTCCCAACCACCCTGCTCATGGTGTCCAGGCTGATCAGGAGAGAATGGTGATGCACATGCCTTCTGATGGGGCCAACTGTGCTGCCACGCCCTCAAGCAG TGAGGACACTGAGACTGTGTCTAACAGCAGTGAAGGACGGGCCTCACCCCATGACATCTTGGAGACTATCTTTGTCCGAAAAGTGGGAGCATTTGTCAACAAACCCATCAATCAG GTGAATCCCCCGGACTCCCCAGAGACCACATCTCCCCTCCATGGCAGCCTGCACTCAGATGGCTCCAGCGGGGGCAGCAGTGGCAACACACATGACGACTTTGTTATGATTGACTTT aaaccagcTTTTTCTAAAGACGACATTCTTCCAATGGACTTGGGGACCTTTTACCGTGAATTTCAGAATCCCCCTCAGCTGAGCAGCCTCTCCATAGATTTTGGAGCTCAGTCTATGGCAGAAGACTTG GACTCCTTACCAGAGAAGCTGGCCGTGCATGAGAAGAATGTCCGAGAATTCGATGCCTTTGTGGAAACCCTGCAGTAA